The nucleotide window TAAAGAAGAGGGGCTTTCGGGGCCCCTTTCTCATTTTGTACCCTCTCCTTCAGGGGGGTACTCTAAgggaaagagaattttatccTCATCCTCCCCTTTGTTTCTCTTCTTCGCCTCGGTCTCACCCACCATCCCAGCTACCGCTGCTCCGGCGGTTACCGACGGTACCCCCTCCAGGGTATTCTCCCCTTCTTTGATGTCGGGGACATACCTCGTTTCCTCATTCCCCTCCATTTCCTCCCCCCTCCTTTAGCTGCTTATTGGGGGGTGAGGAGCAAGAATTGTTAAGGTCTTTGGCCTTTTTCtctaattctctctcttttttcctcttcgGTTGCGACCTAGGGGTTGACGCGCCGTGAGGCGTGGGAGTTCCCACATCCATTGCCCTCTTTGACGCGTCCGGTCTTTCTCCCTTTATAGAGGAGGGTTTTCCGCCAGGGCTCTCCCCTGCGGGCCTGCGTGTTTCCCCACTAGGGGCCCCGGCAGTTCGCCCAGACATGCGGCCTCCCTGCGCTATGGGACAGGCCGCATTCCCTGCCCTATGTCTTGCCGGCTTCCCCCTATCCGCGCATATGGGACATCTGGGCGCCGCCCTACAGTCCGCTCGGTGTCCCTCCTCCCCGCACTGGAAGCAACCGAATCTCCGTTCCACGGCTGCCGTGCATCTAGACTGTACGTGTTCCCTACCCAGGCATTTAAAGCACTGGAGGGGCCTCTCCTCCAGCAATTCAACCCTGGTGTGGGCCCATCTAACCCTGATTCTGCCAGCTTTCGCCACCAAATTGGCAGCAGCTGCAGGGCATTTGGCCCACGCCAACCCCATCTCGTTGGGGGCTCTTCGAATCGCCCCCACCTTGATGTCCCCGTGAGCACATCCACCGACTTCTGCGATTGCGTCCCTTACCTCCGAAGTCTGGACTACGTCGTCCAGGTCTCGGAACAGGAGCTCCGCAGTCTTGGTAGGGAGGGACACTTTAACTCCCTCCACCCCCTCCAACGCCTTCCTAAGTTTGGAGGCAAGAGCCATAGCTTTTTGGCTGGCTCTCTCCCCTCCCACTTCATATATAATCGCCACTGTCAGGGCCCTCCTGTTCCTGATCTCTGTAATATTGGGCTCAGTCAGGTCGATCTGGCCCCTCGCATGGCGGACCATTTCGCTGTACTGCCCATCCGGGCATGTCAGGACAACCGCCGCAGTGCGGGGGACCCTTATCGGCCTGGGGGCACCAGCTCTCTTTTTCCCCCCATCATGGAGTTCAGGTGGCAGTGGTCTCTTCTTCTCCCCCTTCTCCTTTCCCTTCACCTTGCCTGTCGGGGGTGCCAGGAATGCGGTCTCCTTCCTGATCCTCAGTTTCCCTTTCCTTCCCAGTGCCGCCGCATATGTGAGCCGCTCCTTGTCGGCTGCCCGCGACGGTCCTGGGACGGGTCCTCCCCCGCCTTTAAGCATGGCGGCTTTAGTTCCCGCTCCTCTTTCCTTTTGTCCTCTGGAGGAGCCATGATCCTCTCTCACATAGGTCGATCCCGAGGCGAGGTTTTCGGCATACCTCTATCAGGTCTCCCTCTCCGAGATACTTCCGCCCTTTGATGATCTTAAGGGCCTTGGACACGACCTCCCCCACATTCCAGCCCACCTCGGGGTTGGCCTTAATTCTTATCTCCCTCTCCTCCATGAGCGAGAGGGAGATTGGCGGTTTTTTACTTTGGGGTTGCGGTACCTCCAGTTTCCTCGCCGCacccttttttttctcctcctttCTTTTGTCCAGTCTTACCtcctcttttatatttgagaCCTTCCCCTCTTTGATGATCCCGCGGGGGATGTGTTTGTCCCCATGGATTTGGGAGCCACCGAGTCAGTTTCTGGGGCCTTTTCTCCAGGAGCGGTTCGGTTTCCATCTCCTCGCAGGAGCCTTCTTCCGCATAATTAATTACCCCCATAACCTCTTTGCTCCTTGTACGAGGGGCAGGGGTAGGGGTATTTGAAGCTACCTCCAGGGGAGGTTCTTTCCTCCTGATGGGTGTCCCTTCCTCCACTCTTTCTTAGGAGTACATTCTCCTCTTTAAGCGCGGTCTCTCTCCGCGTTAACTCCTCTATTTGACGCTGAAGAGAACCGCTCGCTCCCTTCAATTCTTCGACGTCCCTTCTCAGTTTGGTATTTTCCTTAATGAGGGCCCCAAACTGAGCCTTGGTCTCTTCCAATTGCCTCCTTACTTCATCGGAGGACATGCTTCCCCTACTGGCTAGGGTAACCGCCCCCGCAGAGGTCACCAGCACGGCTTCCTTAAGAAGCCTGACGAGGTCTCCTTTGAGATTCTTGGAGACCTTCGTCACCTTCTCCACCGCCTGTGTTGCGGTGAGAATCTCTGCGCAGACATCAGCTGCCGGAGAGTTTTTTAATTCCTCCTCAATCTTCTTTTGAGATTTTAGCTTTTTCCAGGCTTTATTCTTCTCCCCTGGCAGAGCAGACCTGTCCCCTGACCACAGGGACACTAGCGGCCGCCCCGACCGAGGCTatccttcctcttcttcccgCGAGACTCGCAGTGCCTCCCGTTACGCCCACctccttatttatatttatttttgttgattccattttttgataattcccGTTTCCCGCTACGGCTCCGTCACCCAGGGTATACCCTCACCTGTCGCGAAGTGTCCCAAAACGtgaccggcaacactccaTGACAGGGCCCCAAGTTCCCCCGGGGGGGTGACATACGACACGGGCCGGGGGATATACATCCCCGGTACTGGTCCCCAGCCCCTTACTCACCCATGGAGGTTTTGACGCCTCCATGGGCTTTCGGGGGTTCCCGGCCTCCGACCTCCGGGATACCGCAGCGGGTGGTGCCACCCGGGGGGCCCCATGGACGgttgggactgggtcgccgctTCCCGGCCCAGTCTTACCCGCCATGGCGGCCAGCTTGCACGCGCCTTTGACGGAAGTTACCTCCCGTCAAAGGGCCCCGACGGTGCATCGCTTCGGAAGGGAAATATCCCCCGACCCGTGTCGTATGTCACCCCCTTAGGGGGAACTTGGGGCCCtgtcgtggagtgttgccggtcatgtttcgggacactctgcggCAGATGAGAGTACACCCTGGGTGACGGAGCCGCAGCGGGGAGCGggattattcaaaataatgaattctctaaaaacaaaaacacaTAAGAAGACCAAGGCGGAACCTACCACAGAATTGTCTGCGGACGGAGCGACTGGGGAGACCTTTAAGGTCCCCGAAATACCCGAGGCCCCTGCGGGGAAGGATATGCCTTCGTACCCAGGGCCATCGACATCTGGCGGCAAACCCACCATCACGGCCATTCAGGATGGTACGGCAGCGAGAGAGGCGTTGGAAAAGAGAtacctccaatttccaatGGCCAGAAAGACAAGCAAATGTCCCCACGACGCGACGCATATATGTCATAGCTGCCGTGTGGGCAGGAAAAGGAGCAAGTATACCGCTACAGGTATAACTCCCGCTCCTAGTGACGAGGACTTGGAGTTCCCAGCGGGATCACGCGCCAGTAGCGTGGCGGGTGATCCTGACGAATACGAAGCAGGATCACACGCTGGTTCGTATTATGCTGGCTTGGAGGACGAGCAGTCGGACCTCACCCCCGCCAAAAGAGGCAGAGGAAGGCCCATCACCACGGGTGAAGGGACAAGGGAAAAAAGAGAGGCAAGGGCCAGAACGAGGGAAGAggccagagagagaaaggacaCGGATTGGGCCCTGGGTGCCTCAATGCCCGATGGACAGGCCTGGGAGAGATGCCGGGACAACCAGAGGGTAGCGAGGGAGATGTTCCGCCACTCTCCGACACCGGCTGTGGTGTCGGATACCATAGCAAACTGCGTGACCATTTTCAAGAGTCTGCAGGTCTCAAAGAACATTAAGGGCCCACTAGAAAGGGAGATGAAGAAGGCTGTGGCGTCCATCATGGCTGCCGCAGCAGTCCTTTATGATAGGACTACACAGTCCTCTCCGAGCAACGCTGAAGCGGAGGAACTTCGGCACCAATTGGAGCTCCTCAAAgccgagagagaaaaggagacgaGCGAGCTCAAAAAGCAGATGGCGGAACTCGCCGATCAGGTAAAAGTGCTGACGAACCAGCTCAGTACTCGCCTGATCGAAGAGGGAAGCATcacaaaaagtgaaaaggaGAAGGGGGGCAGGAACCTGAGAGGACGGAACCGCATTGAATCTGACCGGGATTCAGATTCCGACAGCGGGGAGTGGCATTCTCTCAGGCTGAGGACGCCCCAAAATGTCTCCCCAAAGAAGACCGCCTTGAGGAGGGGCGGACTATCTCCGGCATGCGTGTCCCCGGGCCTGGCTGGTGACCCCTGCATGGAGGTAGAACCGCAGGCCGCGAGCGTAACGGAGGCACAGGGGCCCCTCTTGAGTGGATCCCCTCGACCCCTCCCACCGGTAACTCGCCCTACAGTCCAGGGCGACTTTGCAATCCTGTACGAAGCCCTCAATCAGCACCTACAAATAGGCGTTGACTTGAGGCAGAGGATGCTGCGATTCTTCGAAGCAACGAACGGACAGGGGGAGGCGGTCCAATCTGCTCCCCTAAACGCACATACTCAGCCGCCAATGGGGAAGGAGACCGAGGCTGAGATCCCCTTGCCAACTCAGCCCAAGACGCAGGGAATGGTTCCTAAAAGCAGCCAAAAGGAAAAAGCGGCCaagaagggaaagaagaagggAGAAAGCCAGGTTTGTGCTCACTCCAAAATCTCTCCCCCCCCTTCTCTGCCGGTACCCGCTGCCGATGAGAGAATACCTGGAAAGAAATCTCGCCAGGATGCGGAACCCTCTGGGGCTCCACCCTCTGGCGGAGGACCATTAGGCCCGGGGCCCTTCGACAAGAAATCGACAGACCCCGGGACATATGACCCCTCTCCGACCACGGAAACTCCGTGGAGCGTGGTGGTCGGACgtaaaggaaagagaaaggtaAGACAGACACCCCTCTCCTCCAAAACCCGTTGCTGTGGCCCGGTCACCGTTCAGTGAACGGGGTAAGCAGAAGCAGGGGCAGGTAGCGGGGGGAGAGAAACCCGGTAGAAGGAAGGTTTCCAAAACCTCGGCGGTCATGATAACCTGCCCAGAAGGGAAATATGGCGAGAACATGGCCGCCATCAGAAAAGAGGTTAAACTAGACCAACTGGGAATCGAGGAAGGAAGCCCCAAGATAAGAAAAGGTCTTACCGAAGCCTTAATCCTGGAAATTTCTGGCGAGGACAAGGCACGCAAGGCGGGACAACTCGCCGAGCGTGTAAGAGAGGTGACCGGGGACAACGAAGGAGTGCGAGTCACGTGCCCCCAGAAAATGGCCGACCTCCGCATTCGGGGGCTGGAGGATTCCATTACCCGGGCGGAGATTGTTGCCGCAATCTCCGGGGAGGGCAAATGCGGGTTCTCGGACGTCAAGGTGGGAGCGTTCGTGAAGGCCCCCCACACCGGCCTTAACACGGTGTTGGTGCAGTGCCCGATAGACGCGGCCAACAAACTGGCACAGATGGGAAAGGTACCAATATCGTGGTACAAATCACCCATCAAGCTGTTGCCGCGGCTCCCCCTCCGATGCTTTAAGTGCATGGAGGAGGGGCATGTGCAGCAGCAATGCGGCAACGACCGATCCTGCGCCAACCTGTGCTTCCGATGCGGCAAAGAGGGCCATAAGGCCAACTTTTGCACAGAACAAAGAGTGCACTGCGCACTCTGTGCTGACTTCGGGGCACCCGCGGGGCACAGGATGGGGGGCATGAATTGTCACCCCCCGAAAAAATTCAACAGGAAGAAGGCCAAATCGATTCCTCCCTCCAAAAAACCCACCCCGTCGGTAGGAGGGGAGAAGGGGGGAATCGAAAACAAGAGCCCAATTCCGTCCCTGATGGAGGTCGTTGTAGGAGAAATCCCACAAGCGAACCAAACGGCTTCAGCCGAGTCTGCGCCCGCGCCGATGGACACATCGGAGTGTCGCAAGCGGCGCGCGGACTCGATCAGAGAAGGAAACGAGGAGGGTGCGGGGAGCAAAGAGCTCTGCTCCGACTCCCCCAACCCCCAAAGGAAGCCACGCTTAGACCCTAAGCGTGGTAACGTGAAAGGAGACACCCTTACCCCGGGCGAAATTGAGCCCGTGGGTAATGCGCCATCGAACGCGAATGGAGCCCCCCTTCCACGGCCACGTGGTGCGGGGTCTGAGTCGACGGAGGCCCTCTCTACCGACATCAATGAGGGCATGTAAATTCATACAGGCAAACATTAACCACGCTCGGCGGGCGCAGGACTTACTCCTGCAGACTATCGCCGAGCGTGGTATAGGACTGGCGATCGTGTCGGAGCCGTACCGACCCCCATCAAACCATCCTAATTGGAGGGTGGACGGCTCTGGCACGGTCGCGGTCATACGCGGCACGGACAATTACAACCCCCCCTGTTCCTTACTCAAGTCAGGAAGGGGGTACGTGGCGGTAAAATGGGGTTCCATCGCGGTGGTGGCGTGTTACGCACCGCCTAGTTGGGGCCTCTCCCAATTTGAACTGTATCTGGGGGAGCTGGAGCACTGCATACGCAGCATGCTCCCccaggaggtggtggtggccgGTGACTTCAACGCCAGAGCGCAAGCGTGGGGAGACCGGCTCACCACTCCCAAGGGAGAGGTCCTACTGGATTGGATGGGGGCTTTCGGGCTATGCCTGCTAAACACCGGCAACGAGCCTACGTGCGACCGGCTGCTGCGGGGGGCGTCCATAGTGGATCTCACTATGATAACCACCTCCGCGGCACGCCTAAACTGGTCGTGGGGGGTGGTCAACCAAAAGACTCTATCGGACCACCGATATATCGAGTTCGGTTGTACCACCCTCCAGCCCGAGAGCCTGACCGGCGGTGCGCCACCGCCGCGATGGAATCTGAGAAAGttagacccggataggttAATGGCGGCCGTCCAGGCCATCCTTTGGCAACACCATCCGCCAGAGGAGGGAGTGGGGAACTTAGTGGAGGATGTCGCGCGCCTGGAAGACTCGATCACACAGGCGTGCGACTTCTCCATGCTCAAAAGCAGGCCCCACTCGCGCCGGGCTGTGTATTGGTGGACGGAGGAGATCGCGTCTCTTCGCAGCTCCTCCGTCGCAGCCAGGAGACTCCTCAAACGCGCCCAGCGCCGTGGCGACAAGGCCTGGAAAGCCGAGGCACTCAGCGACTACCGGTCCGCTCGAGTGGCTCTGAGT belongs to Anoplolepis gracilipes chromosome 4, ASM4749672v1, whole genome shotgun sequence and includes:
- the LOC140664980 gene encoding uncharacterized protein is translated as MAAIRKEVKLDQLGIEEGSPKIRKGLTEALILEISGEDKARKAGQLAERVREVTGDNEGVRVTCPQKMADLRIRGLEDSITRAEIVAAISGEGKCGFSDVKVGAFVKAPHTGLNTVLVQCPIDAANKLAQMGKVPISWYKSPIKLLPRLPLRCFKCMEEGHVQQQCGNDRSCANLCFRCGKEGHKANFCTEQRVHCALCADFGAPAGHRMGGMNCHPPKKFNRKKAKSIPPSKKPTPSVGGEKGGIENKSPIPSLMEVVVGEIPQANQTASAESAPAPMDTSECRKRRADSIREGNEEGAGSKELCSDSPNPQRKPRLDPKRGNVKGDTLTPGEIEPANINHARRAQDLLLQTIAERGIGLAIVSEPYRPPSNHPNWRVDGSGTVAVIRGTDNYNPPCSLLKSGRGYVAVKWGSIAVVACYAPPSWGLSQFELYLGELEHCIRSMLPQEVVVAGDFNARAQAWGDRLTTPKGEVLLDWMGAFGLCLLNTGNEPTCDRLLRGASIVDLTMITTSAARLNWSWGVVNQKTLSDHRYIEFGCTTLQPESLTGGAPPPRWNLRKLDPDRLMAAVQAILWQHHPPEEGVGNLVEDVARLEDSITQACDFSMLKSRPHSRRAVYWWTEEIASLRSSSVAARRLLKRAQRRGDKAWKAEALSDYRSARVALSVAIRSSRVKSWDELIAFLDADRWGRPYKIVTNKLRHWAPPVTETLPSGSLDQIVGTLFPTKPDSRGLDWRSANTGAAEAWSRDLEITEEEMRDAVRKVKNNKAPGPDGIPGRVWKLALEEANLSGWIRGIFNRCLAEEKFPPMWERAKLVLLHKGGKKEGDPSTYRPICLLDEVGKIYERILVRRLVQHLARDEVPSLHEEQYGFREGRSTVDAVLRVRALTESAVERGRRWPSLWTCPTPLTLPWKIIYLRLHIDGRWSFAGHFDRLVPRAENAAAAISRLLPNLGGPDGRVRRVYAHTVFSIIMYAAPVWAGEAMATRRIQDAMRCVQRRLAICLVRGYRTVSHAAATILAGLPSLHMVADSYRRLYNRKSAARRGRVAKIPARILGTWKL